The genomic interval CACCGCCGTTGTTCGATCGCCTGCTCGACGCACGCGACGGCGGCCGCTTCGCGGTCACGCCCGTCGGCGTCACCGAGGTGCAACGCCGCTACCGCGACGGCAGCAACGTACTGGAAACCGTGTTCCGTACCGCCAGCGGCAGCGCCCGCCTGACCGAGTCGCTCAACAGTGGCGAGGCCGGGCGCCTGCCGTGGTCGGAACTGGCGCGGCGGCTGGAAGGCCTGGACGGCGAAGTGGAATTCGAGATCCGCTTCCGGCCCGGCACCCGCGCCGGCAAATCCACGCCGTGGCTGAGCGACACGCCCAACGGCCGCGTCTTCCACGTCGGCCCGGTGATGGCGATGTTGCGCCACTCGCAGGCGCTTACGATTTCCGACTACGACGACCGTGGCGTGCAAGCCCGCCTGCGCCTGCATGCCGGGCAGCGCGAGGTGATCGCGGTGCTGGCCGCGCAGGACGAAGCGCTGCCGGTGCCGCCGCTGCAGGACATCGACGCGCGCATCGAGCGCAGCGACCAGGAATGGCGCGAGTGGACCGGCAACCTGCACTACGACGGCGGCTACCCCGACACCGTGATGCGCTCGGCGCTGGCGCTGAAGTTCCTGTGGTTCTCGCCCACCGGCGCCATCGCCGCCGCGGCCACCACCTCGCTGCCCGAAGGCATCGGCGGCAACGGCAACTGGGATTACCGCTACGCCTGGGTGCGCGACGCGGCCTACACCACCAAAGCGTTCCTGCGCGTGGGCGCACTGCCCGACGCCAAGGCCGCCTTCGCCTGGCTGCTGCGCACCATCGCCAGGCACCGGCCCTGGATCCGCCCGTGCTACACCTTGCAGGGCGACCTGGTGCCGGACGAACGCGAGATCGACCTGCCCGGCTACCGCCAGACCCGCCCGGTGCGCGTCGGCAACACCGCCAACGACCAGCTGCAGCTGTGCCTATATGGCGACGTGTTCGAAATGACCGCGCGCTTCCTCGACCACGGCCACATCCTCGACCCGCACACCGCGCAGCAACTGTTCGAACTCGGCAACGAATGCGCCGACGCCTGGATGCGCAAGGACGCCGGCTTCTGGGAACTGGAAGACGCCCAGCACTACACCATGTCCAAGATCGAGTGCTGGATGGCCCTGCGCCGCGCCAGCGAGCTGGCCGAAGCCGGGCACCTGTCCAGCGCCATGCTGCCGCGTTGGCAGCGCGAGCAGGCGCGCATCCTGGACTGGATCGACGCGCATTGCTGGTCGCAGGACAAACAGGCCTACACCCTGCACGCCGGCAGCGACGCGCTCGATGCCGGACTGATGCTGGCGTCGCGCTTCGGCCTTGGCGAGGTGCGCCGCGATCGCATGATCGCCACCCGCGAAGCGATCCGCCGCGAACTCGGCAACGGCGACGACGGCGCCCTGCTGCACCGCTACAGCGGCATGCAGGAGCGCGAAGGCGCGTTCATCGCCTGCAGCTTCTGGATGGTGGAAGCCTACGGCCTGCTCGGCGAACGCGACGAAGCCAAGCGCCTGTTCGAACGCCTGCTCGACACCGTCGGCAACGACGTCGGCCTGCTGCCCGAACTGGTCGACCCGCACAGCGGCGCCGCGCTGGGCAACATGCCGCAAGGCCTGAGCCACCTGGCGCTGATCCACGCCGCGCTGGCGGTGGGCGGCGAATGACCGGCTTGCCCCTCCACACGCACCGCCGCACGCACTATCCTGCGGCGGCGCACGCGGGCATCATGCGTGCCGGTTTCTTCAGAATCTCCGCATGACCGCTCCCGCCATCCCCTACGCCGTCGGCCAACTCTGGCGCTGCAAGGGCCGCACGCCCGACGAATCGCCCACCCTGCTGATCAACCAGATCGACCAGCATCCCCTGGGCGGCGAGATCTACCACGTGACCCTGCGCGACGTCCGCGTGCGCCAACCCGCCCTGCCGAGCGGCTGGATCGACTCCCTGCCGCATGCACCGGTGATCGCACAGACCTTCGAACGCAGCGACGCCACCTTGATCGGCACCGACACGCCCGACCCGGCCTACCGCGAAGGCTACGCCCAGTGGAAAGCCGCATTCGACGCCGGCAACGCCGGATCGTTCGGGGTCAGCGTGGCCACGATCCTGGAGATCGTCGAGCGACAGTTGAACGGGCAGCCGCTGCGCTGAGTGCTGCGGGGTTGCTGGCAGCGTCAGAGTCAGAGTCAGGGCCAATCCGAGTCTGCTGATCAGCGGGCGCGCGGCATGCGCAATGACGCGCGCCGCAGCCGCGTGTGACAGACAGCGCCCGCCTGTCGGCCTTGTCGAAATCGACAGGCACCGCCGGCCCAACTACAGTGAAGGCCCCGCCTCTCGCCACGCCAGCGGAGCGCGAGGCACTGGGCGCACACAAGGAGAAGCGCATGAAGCCACGGCTCGTCGCCACCCAGATCGCCGGCCTCTTGTTCCTCGCAAGCGCATGCGGCACGTCCGCCGCCGCAAAGAAGACCCCGATGGCCTCCGACGTGCTGGCCGTTCCTGCCGACGTGCCGACCCGTGTGCTGTTCACCTGTGCCCAGGACACCATCGCCCGGTTCTCCGACACCAGCAGTTCCTGGCCCAAGGTCACCCGCAACGACGCCGCTGCCGGCGTGCTGGAATCGGGCGATTTCCCCAAAAAGAACCGCAGCGGCTTCCGCATGCGCATCGAGCGCCCGCGAGGAGCCGTCCAGGCGAAGATCACCCTCAAGGGGGCCGGCGCCTACTTCGCCGACCTGGGCGTGGACCAGGCACTGGCGGACCTCAAGTCCGAGCTGGACACCTGCATCGCCAGCCAACCGCTGTAGTGTGGCTCACCAGGGAAGGAACACCCATGCGCGACTATGCGATCGAAGCACGCTTGCTCTGCATTGTCGGCATCGCCGGCCATGCCTACTGGGTGCTGCGCGACGCGCGCGGCAACGCCCTGGCCGAATTGCACGGCCTGGCCACCGACCGATACACCGGCACGCCGATCCCGATCGGCACCGACGCCCGCAGGCACGCCCTGCGCGCCTGGCACTACCCGCACGACACCGATTATGCCAACGCCATCGGCGCCCAGCCCGACCGCACCAGCTACCTGCGCGACGGCCAGCCATCGCGCACCGCCGCCAGCGGCGACAAGCACGAAATCCTGGCGCGCTGGCATGCGGCGCTACGCGCCATGCCCGAACTCAACGCCCAGGACCTGGACTACCCCAACTACGGCTTCAAGCTGCTCGGCGCCACCATCAACAGCAACTCCGCCTTCCGCACCTTCGGCGAACTGATGGGCGTGCCGGTGCCGGGTTTCTCCCGCAGGCTGCAACCGGGCATCGGCAACTGCATGATGCCGCGCGAGCGCATCGCGGCGCTGTGCTACCGCGAGCAATCGGTGCGAGACCGGCAGCGTGTCGAAGCGACCACATGCGACCTTCCAGTCAGAACCGAACGCCTGCTCGCGGACGGGCAATCGATCACTTGACGGATGGCGCGACGGCCGGGACGGCGGCTGTCTTTTTGACCGCTTCGACCCTGCTCCAACTCAGCACTTGGCTTGCAGGAATCAAGAAGCGCGGTTTGTGCTCATCGCTGATTCCACCAGGCGGAGACACGTAGAAATCCGCCCCCAATCGGGTCAAAACATCGACGGACGGCAGCACATATACGTTCGATCCGGGTTGCGCTGGGTTACAGCTCGCTTCCAGCCAGGTTGCCTTGACGATCTGGCAGCCCTGCTCTGTCAATTGCAGTTGCACGCCTGGTAGCATGCCGATGCCGAGCTTGCGCACTGTGATATCTACTGTGCCGAGCAATGAACCGCTATACAAAATTACCATAAACATCACAGACCCAAAGACCCTAAGGCGCTTAGAAAACTCAATGCGATGGGTAACGTAAATACCCCAATGGGAAATGACGACCATTAATGCCGCAAAGAAGAGATAGATCCAATCCAAGGGCCTAGTTGGAGGTGCCATATAGCTGACGGCAACTCCCGCAAGCGGCCAAAATAGCTGGTATATCATCAGAAATAGCAACAGCGAACCAAGGCGCTTTCGAAAGAATGGCCCGAGCCGACGGACCCAATCCACTTCCGAGAAAGCAAGAAGTAATGCTAAGGGAAGCGACCCGATGCACAATCCAACTCCAACCCCATAAGTTACCAAACTGCCGAATTTCCAATGTTCAAGCCCTAAAAAGATGGTGTAATACAAAGCACTGATCAACGCTGCTAAAGCGAATATCCAAAAGCTGCCAAATACACGCTTTCCTTGCTTTCCTAAGACAAGCTGAGTACGACTACGATTAGATTTCAATCCCTTGCGTGGCGCATCGCCTTGTCTTGGTCTGGGCGGCACTGGCAGCAGATGCTGATGAACCAGAAATCCAATACTCCAGGCAGGTAACGCAAGCACTGCCAGAAGGCTAAAAAGCGCAAGCCCACCCAATAGCGCCACGGCACTCAACACTACGCCAAGATCGCCGAGCGACAACGACGGCACGTAGCCGATGCGCAGGAAGTGGGCCAGCACCATGCCACCGCCCCAACAAGGTACCCACCACTTCAGATCCACCCCGAAGGTCTGGCGCAACATGCGCCACAGCGGCACGGCCGGCGCATTGCGCTTCTCCGGCCGCTCGCCAGCCTCGCCGCCGCTGGGTACATCCACCTTACTCTGCTGCATCATGGCTCCTTAGCGTCTGGCGCCTCGCTCCCGAGCCGGCAAGCATAATGGCGCCGCTGCACCGCGGTCACATTACGGGCGAAGCCACGGCGTCTCCCTACCGGCGCCATCCCCGTGCGCCCAACACTAATGCTGGCGTCGTGCCGGCCACGACACCTCGCGCAACACCATGTCCACTTGCTCCGCGAGCAGTTCCATGCATACCGCCAGCTCGCCCGCACGTACCTTCGGCGCGGCCTCGCGCTCTTCGTCCACAGTGCGTGGCTGCGCTAGTCGCGCTAGGAAACGCATATGATCGCGCAGCTGCTGCAGGCGGTACTGCGCTTCTTCTGGCAGGTAATAGCCAGGATCCGAATCGGGATGACGGGCGGCCTCGGTCATAGCATCTCTCGCCAAACGGCATGAAGATCCACCCGTTTTCGGAGGTGGTAGCCCGCTGTACGAGGAGTTCCTAGGCTCCGTGTAGCAATCCTGCTATCGCAGGCGCGACGCGTCAAGTCGTCTCATCAACTGGGTCTTGCATGCTGCAAGCGATGATTGGCATGCACCTGCTTTGTATACGAATTGCTCCAAAGCACCTTCGGTATTGCGAACCGATCGCGCGCGGCAATGTAAAGACTTGTCAGCCACTGCGCATCGGTTCAAAGTTCGAGCGAGCAACGGAAGGCATTCAGGGGGGAAAGCCGAGCGTGATCGTTTATCAGTCGACCCGCGCCGCGTTCCTGCAAGACTCGGAACAGCAGGCAATCGAGGACATCATCTCCACCGCCTTCCTCAAGAAGACGGGCCGATACGCACCGGAGAGCGAGTTCCGTGCCTGGCGCCACTCGCTCACCCAGATGGCCGACGTCCTCAGCGACGACAGCCTGCCCGCGGACATGGGCGTCGGCATCGAGTTCGGCATTCCGCAGACTGCCAAGCGCATCGATTTCATCCTGAGCGGACTCGGCGAGGCCGAAGAGCCGCGGGCGATCATCGTCGAACTCAAGCAATGGTCCACGTCTACCGTCACCGACAAGGACGGCATCGTGAAGGCGCAACGCGGCGGACCGACCGAGACCGAAGGCCCGCATCCGTCCTACCAGGCTTGGTCGTACGCGGCCCTGCTACAGGGCTTCAACGAGGCGGTGCACGAAGGCGGCGTCCAGCTACAGCCTTGCGCCTATCTGCACAACCACTTCCGCGACGGAAGCATTGACGATCCGCGCTACACCGCCTACACCGACAAGGCGCCGCTGTTCCTGCGCGGCGTGGAAGAGAAGCGCAAGCTGCGCGACTTCATCCGCCAGCACGTGCGCCAGGGCGACAACGGCGATTTGCTCTACAAGATCGAACACGGCCGCATCCGCCCTTCCAAGATGCTCGCCGACAGCGTGGTTGGCATGCTCAAGGGCAACCAGGAATTCGTGCTGATCGACGAACAGAAACTGGTCTACGAAACCTGCCTGGCGCGCGCCGCGCAGGCCAGCGCCAAACGCAAGCAGGTGGTGATCGTCAAAGGCGGTCCGGGCACCGGCAAGTCGGTGGTGGCGGTGAACCTACTGGTTGAGCTGACAAAGCGCGGCACCACCACCAAGTATGTCTCCAAGAACGCTGCGCCGCGTGCCGTGTACGCGCAGAAGCTGGCCGGCCACATTCGCAAAATCGAGATCGGCAACCTGTTCTCCGGCTCGGGCAACTTCCACCAGACCGAACCGAACGTATTCGGCACGCTGGTAGTGGATGAAGCTCACCGCCTCAACGAGAAAAGCGGCCTGTACGGCAACCTCGGCCAGAACCAGGTCATGGAGCTGATCCGCAGCGCGCACTGCACCATCTTCTTCGTCGACGACGACCAGATCGTCACCCTCTCCGACATCGGCCATACCGGCGAACTAAGGCGTTGGGCCGCACACCTTGGCGCCGACGTGACCGAGCTGGAACTCGCCTCGCAGTTCCGCTGCGCCGGCTCGGACGGCTACATCGCTTGGCTGGACAACTTCCTTGGCATCCGCGAAACCGCCAACACCGATTTCGACCGCGACGCCTTCGAATTCGGCATCGTCGACTCGCCAGTAGAACTGCACAACCTGATCCGCGAGAAGAACAAGCTCAACAACAAGTCGCGCGTGGTGGCCGGCTATTGCTGGGACTGGAAGAGCAAGAACAACCCGGATGCCTGGGACATCGAAATTCCGGAACACGACTATCGCGCGCAATGGAACCTTGGAAGCGATGGCAGCTTGTGGGCTGTCGCCGAGAACTCGGTCGAGCAAGTCGGATGCATCCACACCTGCCAGGGACTGGAACTGGACTACGTGGGTGTGATCATCGGGCCGGATATGGCTTGGCGCGAGGGTCAGGTGTTCACTGATCCAAGTCAGCGGTCTAAGCAGGATCGCTCTATCCGCGGATACAAGTCGCAGTCCAAGGGCAATCCCGTTGTCCACGACCGTGTGGGTCGGATCATCCGGAATACTTACAAGACATTGATGAGCCGAGGCATGAGGGGTTGTTATGTCTATATAAGCGATCTGGACTCTAAAGCTGCAATGAAATTCCTAAAGCCATCTGATACGGACGTCCAGCAAACCCTTGCCATAAATTAGCGCATGTTCGGAACACGGGGCAGCATGCATTCCATCAGGAGTTAGTGGGTGAGCATCGCGGGCATACGCTCCAACCGAGGTGACGGCTACCAAACAATGGTGGCGTTTGATTGGGCATTGACAGTTCTATCCGATCCGGGATGTCTTTGGCTTGAGATCGACTCGACAACGTATTCGGTTGACGATGTGGTAGTCGGCAAAGCCGACGGCACTCTGATTGCCTGTCAGTGCAAGAAAAATCAAATCCATTTCAAGGCTTGGTCAATAGTCGACCTTGCGGACGAGCTTGACAAAGCATCCTATTTACTGGGCAATAGCCAGAACTCCGAGGTGCGCTTCTATTCACGCAACAATTTTGGCGACCTCGCGAAATTGAGAGAACACAGCTCGACTCAGAATGATGAAGTCAGTTATCGAGCGAGTTTAGGCAAGGAGCATCAAGCAACAGATAAGGCTTTGGCGGCGCGGCTTGCCACATCCGCACCCGGCCTTTCCTCCTACGAATTCCTGCGCCGCACAAAATTTGTGACTAGTGATGAGATGGATCGAATGGTCGATCTGCTACGCGAACGCTTGCGCAACATGGCGAGCAACCCGGATGCAGCGTTCGATGCCTTTTGGACACACCTGGATCAGCTCGGCGCACGCATGGAGGGCACCAACACATCCGCCACTCGGCACCGATCAACCAAAGACGATCTTAAGGCCATTCTTCATAAAGCTGGAGCCATGCTGGCTCCTCCGATGGATATTTCAGAGGTGCGCTTGTCATTTGCCGATACCTCCGCTATTGGCAGATCATGGCGGAGAGATATTGCGGGGCAGCGGATTTCCATTCCAACCGTGAACGAGTTGCTTACCGCGATCCATGCAAAGAAGCGGGCTATCTTGCTCACTGGGCTCCCCGGCTCCGGAAAGACCTGTGTAATGCTCGCGTTGCAAGACGCTTTGGAGCAACGAGCGCAGACCTGTTCAGGCGTTGCGCCACTCTTCATTCAATCACGTGAATTCGTCGACTTGGCTACGGCGCAAGATCGGCAATCCCAAGGCTTGCCTGAGCAATGGATCGAAAAAGCCGCCCGTCTGGCTGAGAATGCGCATGTAATTGTGGTCATGGATTCGCTGGATGTGCTGTCCATCGCTCGCGAGCATCGGGTGCTGACCTACTTTTTGGCGCAGATAGACCGTTTACTATTGGTTCCAAATGTCACGGTGGTTACTGCCTGTCGCGACTTTGACAGGCACTACGACCGTCGAATTGCCGAAAGGAAATGGGATTGCGAATTGACGTGCCGGCCTTTGGACTGGGATGTTGAAATTGCGCCAATGCTCGACAATCTCGGGATAGCAACCGCCTCTATCGATGAGGTTACTCGCGAACTGATAAAGAATCCACGCGAACTGGCATTGTTCGTCGAGTTGGCACAACGCGAGGGCAGTTTCAATGTGGTGACCAGCCAAGCCTTGGCCCAGCGCTATCTCGACACTATCGTGCGTGCCAATGGCGCACTGGGGGATGCGGCAATACAAGCGATCGAAGCTA from Xanthomonas sp. DAR 34887 carries:
- a CDS encoding glycoside hydrolase family 15 protein, whose amino-acid sequence is MPARTPRLQRDADGTAPIESYAALGDGRSVALVAADGSIDWWCVPTMDAPPLFDRLLDARDGGRFAVTPVGVTEVQRRYRDGSNVLETVFRTASGSARLTESLNSGEAGRLPWSELARRLEGLDGEVEFEIRFRPGTRAGKSTPWLSDTPNGRVFHVGPVMAMLRHSQALTISDYDDRGVQARLRLHAGQREVIAVLAAQDEALPVPPLQDIDARIERSDQEWREWTGNLHYDGGYPDTVMRSALALKFLWFSPTGAIAAAATTSLPEGIGGNGNWDYRYAWVRDAAYTTKAFLRVGALPDAKAAFAWLLRTIARHRPWIRPCYTLQGDLVPDEREIDLPGYRQTRPVRVGNTANDQLQLCLYGDVFEMTARFLDHGHILDPHTAQQLFELGNECADAWMRKDAGFWELEDAQHYTMSKIECWMALRRASELAEAGHLSSAMLPRWQREQARILDWIDAHCWSQDKQAYTLHAGSDALDAGLMLASRFGLGEVRRDRMIATREAIRRELGNGDDGALLHRYSGMQEREGAFIACSFWMVEAYGLLGERDEAKRLFERLLDTVGNDVGLLPELVDPHSGAALGNMPQGLSHLALIHAALAVGGE
- a CDS encoding DNA/RNA helicase domain-containing protein, translating into MLQAMIGMHLLCIRIAPKHLRYCEPIARGNVKTCQPLRIGSKFERATEGIQGGKPSVIVYQSTRAAFLQDSEQQAIEDIISTAFLKKTGRYAPESEFRAWRHSLTQMADVLSDDSLPADMGVGIEFGIPQTAKRIDFILSGLGEAEEPRAIIVELKQWSTSTVTDKDGIVKAQRGGPTETEGPHPSYQAWSYAALLQGFNEAVHEGGVQLQPCAYLHNHFRDGSIDDPRYTAYTDKAPLFLRGVEEKRKLRDFIRQHVRQGDNGDLLYKIEHGRIRPSKMLADSVVGMLKGNQEFVLIDEQKLVYETCLARAAQASAKRKQVVIVKGGPGTGKSVVAVNLLVELTKRGTTTKYVSKNAAPRAVYAQKLAGHIRKIEIGNLFSGSGNFHQTEPNVFGTLVVDEAHRLNEKSGLYGNLGQNQVMELIRSAHCTIFFVDDDQIVTLSDIGHTGELRRWAAHLGADVTELELASQFRCAGSDGYIAWLDNFLGIRETANTDFDRDAFEFGIVDSPVELHNLIREKNKLNNKSRVVAGYCWDWKSKNNPDAWDIEIPEHDYRAQWNLGSDGSLWAVAENSVEQVGCIHTCQGLELDYVGVIIGPDMAWREGQVFTDPSQRSKQDRSIRGYKSQSKGNPVVHDRVGRIIRNTYKTLMSRGMRGCYVYISDLDSKAAMKFLKPSDTDVQQTLAIN
- a CDS encoding XAC0095 family protein, with the protein product MTEAARHPDSDPGYYLPEEAQYRLQQLRDHMRFLARLAQPRTVDEEREAAPKVRAGELAVCMELLAEQVDMVLREVSWPARRQH